One genomic region from Caldalkalibacillus uzonensis encodes:
- a CDS encoding CBO0543 family protein, translating into MDRILLWCLLIIGIGLFLFSLRKPLLLKDTILIFLMKAYFSSFIGVIVVKEEMVEYPVRFLSKYFDASILFEYFLYPIMCIYLYQTTVHSRFLGIVLQCALYTAALTTIEVICEKYTDLVEYHSWTWMHSFITIFLLSLSVRLLLQLINKIEMSKV; encoded by the coding sequence ATTGGAATTGGATTATTTCTTTTCAGTTTAAGAAAACCACTCCTTTTGAAGGACACGATTTTAATTTTCTTAATGAAAGCTTATTTTTCATCATTTATTGGGGTTATTGTAGTAAAAGAAGAAATGGTTGAATACCCTGTAAGATTTTTAAGTAAATATTTCGATGCTAGTATTCTTTTTGAATATTTTCTTTATCCCATCATGTGTATTTACCTTTACCAAACAACTGTACATTCAAGATTTCTAGGCATTGTTCTCCAATGTGCATTGTATACCGCTGCATTAACGACCATTGAGGTCATTTGTGAAAAATATACCGATTTAGTTGAATACCATTCATGGACTTGGATGCACTCGTTTATAACCATCTTTCTTCTATCTCTTTCAGTGCGTCTCCTTTTGCAATTGATAAATAAAATAGAAATGTCAAAGGTATAG